One segment of Monomorium pharaonis isolate MP-MQ-018 chromosome 6, ASM1337386v2, whole genome shotgun sequence DNA contains the following:
- the LOC114254399 gene encoding solute carrier family 25 member 51-like gives MSNVTSEKVSLYSVLKLNDNDIKEFICGWGAAAINITVTFPINKIIFRQILEGMPVGAAVGQISQEGIRLLYRGILPPLCQKTLSLSLMFSIYEGCRNRICLLTSNDVLAKILAANIAGTMEALLMPLERVQTLLQDWRYHTKFKNTSHAFRYLLTNHGVAECYRGMVPIIYRNGLSNLMFFTLRDQSKVLMGKQESLVTNFISGAVIGGFTSTVFYPMNVIKIHMQSKIGGDFEKFLAVTREVYISRDRSLISFYKGVQLNCMRSFISWGVINASYDFLKNLLI, from the exons atgagtAACGTTACATCGGAGAAGGTTTCGTTGTACTCGGTTCTGAAGCTCAACGATAATgacattaaagaatttatttgtgGCTGGGGCGCCGCCGCTATCAACATCACTGTCACTTTTccaattaataagattatattcaGACAG attttagaAGGAATGCCTGTGGGTGCCGCAGTCGGACAGATATCGCAAGAGGGAATACGCTTGCTGTATCGTGGAATTTTGCCGCCTCTATGTCAAAAGACTCTGTCCCTCAGTTTAATGTTTAGCATATATGAGGGATGTAGGAACAGGATTTGTCTACTGACCAGCAACGATGTGCTGGCTAAGATACTGGCAGCGAATATAGCTGGTACAATGGAGGCTCTCCTTATGCCGCTTGAGAGAGTGCAAACATTGCTACAGGATTGGCGATACCACACCAAGTTCAAGAACACGTCTCACGCGTTCAGGTATCTGCTGACAAATCATGGGGTGGCCGAGTGTTATCGCGGCATGGTTCCTATCATATACAGAAACGGCTTGTCCAATCTGATGTTCTTTACGCTGCGGGATCAATCGAAGGTGCTGATGGGCAAACAGGAGTCCCTGGTGACCAACTTTATCAGCGGCGCCGTGATCGGCGGTTTCACCAGCACGGTATTTTATCCGATGAACGTGATCAAGATACACATGCAGTCGAAAATAGGCGGCGACTTTGAGAAATTTCTGGCCGTGACTCGTGAGGTATACATTTCCAGGGATCGAAgcttaatttctttttataaggGCGTACAATTAAATTGTATGAGATCCTTCATTAGTTGGGGTGTGATCAATGCGTCATATGATTTTTTGAAGAATCTACTTATCTAA
- the LOC105838446 gene encoding very long-chain specific acyl-CoA dehydrogenase, mitochondrial, which produces MFRVAKVFSSTARNLNKAVETPLGFCVTSRCLATQAAVKVNETPQENAAEKENQSFTMNIFRGQLQLNQVCPFPEPMNQEQTETIKMLVDPIEKFYEEINDAAKNDQNASIDEKTLAALWDFGGFSLQVPTEFGGLGLTNTQYTRIVQVCGYHDLGIGITLGAHQSIGFKGILLFGTPEQKAKYLPQVSNGTYAAFCLTEPTSGSDASSIRSRAVKSADGSHYILNGSKIWISNGGIANIMTVFAQVPVTDPKTGKTKDKITAFIVERGFGGVTSGPPEKKMGIKCSNTAAIFFEDVKIPAENVLGKEGEGFKVAMNILNNGRFGMAAALSGTMRYCIDKAVNHATQRVQFGRTIDNYGTIQEKLARMSILQYVTESLAYMISGNMDKGSQDYHLEAAISKCFASESAWWVCNEAIQTLGGMGFMSETGLERVMRDLRIFPIFEGTNDILRLFVGLTGIQYAGSHLKELQKAFKNPTANLGLIVEEATKRATRAIGLTSPPTFGNNVHPKLADSAALCSKNVEAFGQVIESSLIKYGRGIVDEQFILNRITQAAFDIYTMSVAISRATMSLNKNLPSAEHELLMAQTWCMEVSDRAAYNLRQVSSSKQLDIFKNLSKISRNMCDAGGSVQSNPLGF; this is translated from the exons ATGTTTCGTGTCGCCAAGGTCTTCTCGTCAACCGCGAGAAATCTGAACAAGGCCGTCGAGACACCCTTAGGATTCTGCGTCACTTCCAG ATGTCTGGCCACCCAAGCAGCAGTGAAGGTCAATGAGACGCCACAAGAGAATGCAGCTGAAAAGGAAAATCAATCTTTCACCATGAATATCTTTCGTGGTCAATTGCAGCTAAATCAAGTGTGTCCATTTCCAGAGCCTATGAATCAAGAGCAAACTGAAACGATAAAGATGCTTGTTGATCCTATAGAGAAGTTTTACGAG gAAATAAACGACGCCGCTAAAAACGATCAGAATGCAAGCATAGATGAAAAGACGTTAGCTGCTCTCTGGGACTTTGGTGGATTTTCTCTACAAGTACCCACGGAATTTGGTGGGTTGGGACTGACAAATACTCAGTACACTCGTATCGTCCAAGTATGCGGTTATCATGATTTGGGTATCGGCATCACTTTGGGCGCGCATCAGAGCATAGGATTCAAG GGTATACTTTTGTTCGGCACTCCGGAACAGAAGGCAAAGTATCTGCCTCAGGTTAGCAACGGCACATATGCCGCTTTTTGCCTGACAGAACCGACTTCCGGCTCCGACGCTAGCTCGATACGTTCGCGTGCCGTTAAATCCGCGGACGGGTCGCATTACATTCTCAACGGTAGCAAGATTTGGATATCGAACGGCGGCATTGCCAATATCATGACCGTGTTCGCGCAGGTGCCTGTGACGGATCCGAAAACGGGCAAAACGAAAGACAAGATAACCGCTTTCATCGTGGAGAGAGGATTCGGCGGTGTCACTAGTGGACCGCCTGAGAAAAAGATGGGCATCAAGTGCAGCAACACGGCTGCGATTTTCTTCGAGGATGTTAAGATCCCAGCGGAGAATGTTCTCGGCAAGGAAGGTGAAGGTTTCAAG GTCGCGATGAACATTTTGAACAATGGTAGATTCGGTATGGCTGCCGCTCTCTCTGGCACCATGCGTTACTGCATCGACAAGGCCGTGAATCATGCAACGCAACGCGTACAGTTTGGTCGCACGATAGATAATTATGGTacaatacaagaaaaattgGCGCGCATGTCTATACTGCAATATGTCACAGAGTCTTTGGCATATATGATTTCTGGTAACATGGATAAAGGAAGCCAAGATTATCACCTGGAAGCAGCTATTTCAAAG tgtTTTGCATCCGAGTCCGCGTGGTGGGTATGTAACGAAGCTATTCAGACCTTGGGAGGAATGGGTTTCATGAGTGAGACTGGTCTAGAACGCGTGATGCGCGATTTGCGTATATTCCCGATTTTCGAGGGGACGAACGACATTTTGCGTTTGTTCGTGGGGCTTACCGGTATCCAATATGCCGGGAGCCATTTGAAGGAGCTACAGAAGGCCTTCAAGAATCCTACCGCAAATTTAGGTTTAATTGTTGAAGAAGCAACTAAGCGAGCAACTAGAGCAATCGGTTTGACATCACCGCCTACTTTCGGGAATAATGTGCATCCAAAATTGGCAGATAGCGCCGCACTTTGCTCGAAA aaCGTGGAGGCCTTCGGTCAAGTTATAGAATCCTCTCTTATTAAATACGGGCGAGGCATTGTAGACGAGCAATTTATCCTCAACAGGATTACACAGGCTGCCTTcgatatatatacaatgtCAGTTGCCATAAGCAGGGCAACTATGTCGTTGAACAAGAATTTGCCTAGCGCAGAACACGAGTTATTAATGGCACAAACTTGGTGCATGGAG GTGTCGGATCGTGCTGCATATAATTTACGACAAGTCAGTTCCAGCAAGCAATTGgacatctttaaaaatttgagtaaaatttcaaGGAACATGTGCGACGCTGGTGGGAGCGTGCAATCGAATCCACTGGGCTTTTAA